The region ATTCAGTCAACGCTGGTATCCAGAGTCAAGATCATGGCCAAACTGAACATTGCGGAAAAACGGCTCCCCCAGGATGGCCGGATTGACATCAAAATTGCTGACAAGAATGTGGACATTCGCGTTTCCACCATCCCAACGGCGTTTGGGGAGAGGGTCGTCCTCCGATTATTGGATAAATCAACTGTCCTGCTAAAGCTCTCTGATCTTGGCATGCCTGAAAATAACTTGAAAGTATTTGATAAACTCATCCGGAATCCCCACGGCATCATATTGGTCACAGGACCAACCGGAAGCGGGAAAACCACGACCCTGTACGGAGCCCTCAGTTCGATCAACACCCCGCAGATAAATATCATCACTGTGGAAGATCCCATTGAATACCAGATGGACGGCATTGCCCAGATTCAGGTAAATCCCAAAATCGATCTCACGTTTGCCAAGGGGTTGCGATCCATTGTGCGCCAGGACCCGGACGTTATTCTCGTGGGCGAAATCCGGGACCTGGAAACCGCAGAAATTGCCATTCAGTCTGCTTTGACCGGCCATCTGGTCTTTTCCACTCTTCATACGAACGATTCGGCCAGCGCCGTGACACGCCTCATTGATATGGGAACAGAAGCCTTTCTGGTGAGCTCATCCGTGATTGCTATTTTGGCCCAGCGACTGGTCCGGGTCATTTGCAATGACTGTAAGGAGGCATACACACCCGACCGAGAATCCTTTCAAAGCATTGGCATATCGCCGGAAGCCCTGGAAGGAAAAAAGATATACAAAGGCAGAGGATGCCCTTCTTGTCTTAACACGGGCTATCTGGGACGCAAAGGCATCTTTGAATTCATGGTTATGGATGACGATCTCAAGAATCTCATACTGAAGACAACTGATGCCAATGCCATAAAACGTGAGGCTGTGAAAAAGGGGATGATCACCATTCGGCAAGATGGCGCACAGAAGGTCCTGGATGGCATAACCACGATCGAAGAGGTCTTCAGGGTGACCCAGGAATAAGGGCTCGCTCAAAAATAACTTCACATTGTGATGCGCCGACCTGCCTGCCGCCAGGCAGGTCTATCCCGCCTGGCTGCGTTGCTCGTCGGTTAAATAGCTTGCTATTCGCCCTCCTCGCGCCTTGCCATGCGTGCGCCTCGACTCCTGAA is a window of Deltaproteobacteria bacterium DNA encoding:
- the gspE gene encoding type II secretion system ATPase GspE — translated: MTHRLIGEILTEISGLTVEALTEALKIQEEKAGRIGYILIDRKAVSEADVLKGLAIQFGLPFWPSLPTEGLKTDFTQQVPIQFLKKYKMIPLVKGEEAFVAVNDPLTFQPLDDLRLALGWNGAQTVLAPHLAIISAINTAYDMARDSAEEVIEGMHGEEDSDLIMSEIEETGDLLDETSDAPIIRLVNLMLSQAVKARASDIHIEPYQNKLKIRYRVDGILYDKLSPPKHIQSTLVSRVKIMAKLNIAEKRLPQDGRIDIKIADKNVDIRVSTIPTAFGERVVLRLLDKSTVLLKLSDLGMPENNLKVFDKLIRNPHGIILVTGPTGSGKTTTLYGALSSINTPQINIITVEDPIEYQMDGIAQIQVNPKIDLTFAKGLRSIVRQDPDVILVGEIRDLETAEIAIQSALTGHLVFSTLHTNDSASAVTRLIDMGTEAFLVSSSVIAILAQRLVRVICNDCKEAYTPDRESFQSIGISPEALEGKKIYKGRGCPSCLNTGYLGRKGIFEFMVMDDDLKNLILKTTDANAIKREAVKKGMITIRQDGAQKVLDGITTIEEVFRVTQE